A single Candidatus Dependentiae bacterium DNA region contains:
- the rpmA gene encoding 50S ribosomal protein L27 yields MATSKTGGSTSNGRESQSKRLGCKKFAGEVVIPGNILFRQRGTKIHPGNGVKIGKDDTLFAVKSGFVKYYKGLKGRQFVSVIDQLA; encoded by the coding sequence ATGGCAACGAGTAAAACCGGTGGTTCAACTAGTAATGGTCGCGAGAGTCAAAGTAAACGTTTAGGCTGTAAAAAATTTGCAGGTGAAGTTGTAATACCTGGAAATATTTTATTTCGCCAAAGAGGAACAAAGATTCATCCCGGCAACGGAGTAAAAATAGGCAAAGATGACACTCTTTTTGCTGTAAAATCCGGATTTGTAAAATATTACAAAGGGTTAAAAGGCAGACAGTTTGTTTCAGTTATTGATCAATTGGCTTAG